Proteins from a genomic interval of Streptomyces sp. NBC_00820:
- the carA gene encoding glutamine-hydrolyzing carbamoyl-phosphate synthase small subunit, which produces MTTSTRGAARTPAVLVLEDGRIFRGRAYGAVGETFGEAVFSTGMTGYQETLTDPSYDRQIVVATAPQIGNTGWNDEDDESSRIWVSGYVVRDPARVPSNWRAKRSLDDELNAQNVVGISGIDTRALTRHLRERGSMRAGIFSGEAIASEAELLERVQAQPHMKGASLYEEVATKEAYVVPAIGEKKFTVAAIDLGIKGMTPHRMAERGIEVHVLPATATVEDVYAVNPDGVFFSNGPGDPATADGPVALMTAVLERKTPLFGICFGNQILGRALGFGTYKLKYGHRGINQPVQDRTTGKVEVTAHNHGFAVDAPLDRVSDTKFGRAEVSHVCLNDNVVEGLQLLDQPAFSVQYHPEAAAGPHDAAYLFDRFTSLMSTAPMEGQRA; this is translated from the coding sequence ATGACCACCTCCACCAGGGGAGCCGCCAGGACTCCCGCCGTACTCGTCCTGGAGGACGGCCGCATCTTCCGCGGCCGCGCCTACGGGGCCGTGGGGGAGACCTTCGGCGAGGCCGTGTTCTCCACCGGCATGACCGGCTACCAGGAGACCCTGACCGACCCGTCGTACGACCGCCAGATCGTCGTCGCGACCGCCCCGCAGATCGGCAACACCGGCTGGAACGACGAGGACGACGAGTCCAGCCGCATCTGGGTCTCCGGCTACGTCGTGCGCGACCCCGCCCGCGTGCCGTCCAACTGGCGCGCCAAGCGCTCCCTGGACGACGAGCTGAACGCGCAGAACGTGGTCGGCATCTCCGGGATCGACACCCGCGCCCTCACCCGCCACCTGCGCGAGCGCGGCTCGATGCGCGCCGGCATCTTCTCCGGCGAGGCGATCGCCTCCGAGGCCGAGCTGCTGGAGCGGGTCCAGGCCCAGCCCCACATGAAGGGCGCGAGCCTCTACGAGGAGGTCGCCACCAAGGAGGCCTACGTCGTCCCGGCGATCGGCGAGAAGAAGTTCACCGTCGCCGCGATCGACCTCGGCATCAAGGGCATGACCCCGCACCGCATGGCCGAGCGCGGCATAGAGGTGCACGTCCTCCCGGCCACCGCCACGGTGGAGGACGTCTACGCCGTCAACCCCGACGGCGTGTTCTTCTCCAACGGCCCCGGCGACCCCGCCACGGCCGACGGCCCGGTCGCGCTGATGACCGCCGTCCTGGAGCGGAAGACCCCGCTCTTCGGCATCTGCTTCGGCAACCAGATCCTCGGCCGCGCCCTCGGCTTCGGCACCTACAAGCTGAAGTACGGCCACCGCGGCATCAACCAGCCGGTCCAGGACCGCACCACCGGCAAGGTCGAGGTCACCGCGCACAACCACGGCTTCGCCGTGGACGCGCCGCTCGACCGGGTCAGCGACACGAAGTTCGGCCGCGCCGAGGTGTCGCATGTCTGCCTGAACGACAACGTCGTGGAGGGGCTCCAGCTGCTCGACCAGCCCGCCTTCTCCGTCCAGTACCACCCCGAAGCGGCAGCCGGCCCGCACGACGCCGCCTACCTGTTCGACCGCTTCACGTCTTTGATGAGCACAGCTCCGATGGAGGGCCAGCGTGCCTAA
- a CDS encoding PH-like domain-containing protein, with protein MTPATLLATGLTATLADEKKSAAVTDWGARVGWLVGLVLFVALLYWLMREGWKWRGTLQGDLPELPSAPEESGPAKLKLSGRYHGSTTAGQWLDRIVAHGLGTRSRVELTLTDAGLDVVRPGADDFFVPAAALRGARLDKGIAGKVLTEGGLLVVTWAHGDKEIDSGFRSEHAAEHAEWVDTLNHMINDTEGAR; from the coding sequence GTGACACCTGCAACTCTGCTGGCCACCGGTCTCACCGCCACCCTGGCGGACGAGAAGAAATCCGCCGCGGTGACCGACTGGGGCGCCCGCGTCGGATGGCTCGTCGGCCTCGTCCTCTTCGTCGCCCTCCTCTACTGGCTGATGCGCGAGGGCTGGAAGTGGCGCGGCACCCTCCAGGGCGACCTGCCGGAACTTCCCAGCGCGCCGGAGGAGTCCGGCCCGGCGAAACTGAAGCTGAGCGGCCGCTACCACGGCTCCACCACCGCCGGGCAGTGGCTGGACCGCATCGTGGCCCACGGCCTCGGCACCCGCAGCCGGGTCGAGCTCACCCTGACGGACGCGGGCCTGGACGTCGTACGCCCCGGAGCGGACGACTTCTTCGTCCCCGCCGCCGCGCTGCGCGGCGCCCGGCTGGACAAGGGCATCGCCGGCAAGGTCCTCACCGAGGGCGGACTGCTGGTCGTGACCTGGGCGCACGGCGACAAGGAGATCGACTCCGGCTTCCGCTCCGAGCACGCGGCCGAGCACGCCGAATGGGTCGACACCCTGAACCACATGATCAACGACACGGAAGGCGCACGATGA